Below is a genomic region from Myxococcus fulvus.
TGGGCGCGCAGGTGGCCCGGGTAGTAGGGGAACACCCAGTGGGAGCCCTGCGTCGGCAGGTACGTGTCCGCGCCGGGCGGGTAGCCCCTCACCGCGTCGTACGTGGCCGCCATCACCAGCGCGCGCGAGCCGTCGCCGTCACTGCCGTTGGGGTCCTCGAAGGCCACGGGCGCGGACAGGGCGCGCTCGTTGCTCAGGGGCTCCGAGCCCAGGTTGAGCAGCGTGTTGAGCACGATGCGCGTGCCGGGGACGCTCGCCTTGAAGTCGTGGCCGGCGAGGTAGACGATGGTCGCCTTCTTCGGATCATTGTCCTTCTGGTTGAAGGAGAAGAAGTCGTGACCGCGCCGGGCGTCCTGGCCGACGTGGGTGGCGTTGTCGTAGACGTGCTCGTCCTTGTGGCCGTACCAGCTCACCGCGAGCCGCCGCACGCCGTCCTTGTACGTCGCGCGGTAGTTCTCCGTGTGGCCCACCACGTTGTTGAAGCGGAAGTCGCCCATCTGGGAGAAGGGGTCCCCGGCGTTGGGGTAGATGATGCACTGGCCGCGGTTGCGCTCCGTCTGCGCCATGTAGTCCGGGTCCGTGCAGTTGCGGCCGTCCCAGCTCCTGCCGCCGCTGAGCTGGTTGATCTGGAAGCCGGACTGCGCCTGGAAGCGCGAGGAGAGCACGGGCGTGCGGTCCGGCTTGAGCGTCGCCTCGTAGGACCAGATGCTCGCGCACTCGGCGAACAGGCCGTTGCCGCGCTGGTTGGTGAAGTACTCCACGTTGTTGAGGGCGTTCTCGCGCTGGGTGGTGGCGTTGTCGCCGTTGGGCACGTACTCGCGGCGGGCGATGTTTCCGATTTCCCAGTGGGGCGCCCAGAACACCTTGTAGCGGGGCTTCTTGGTGACGGGGTCCACCGCGTTGAGCAGGCCGTTCTTGAAGGTGGCGGTGGAGACCAGGTCCGCGTTGGCGTGGAGCGCGTCGTAGATGAGGCCGGGCTTCTTGCCGTTGAGCGTGCAGCCGGACGTGGTGCCCTCGGGGCAGCCGCCCGCGCCCGGGAAGTCCAGGCCGGCGTTGCGCAGGTAGTCGTCCAGCATGCCGCCCTTCACCAGCGGATCTCCGTCGCCGTTGACGCCGTCGGACAAATCCAACAGGGCGATCTTGGGCGGGACGCGGTTGATGCGGCGGGCCACCGGCGCGGTGAACTCGATGGTGGCCTGGTGCATGCGCACGTGGTGGCAGCCGCTGTTGTTGGTGAAGGTGGCGCAGCCCCGGGCGCAGGTGGTGCGGAACTTCTCCGGGGACAAATCTCCGGAGCCCGAGCGGATGAAGTCGATGGCGTTCTTCGCGTCCTCGGCGGCGATGATGAAGGCGCCGCCCGAGTAGCGCGCGGTGGTGAAGCGCGGGTTGGTGACGGTGTTGTTGAGCGTCACCGCGGTGAAGAAGGGCCGGGCCTGGGTCGCGGTGGTGGTGAAGTTCTCGATGGCGGCGTTGGGATAGACGCCGCTCGAGGGGAAGGGGGTGCCGTAGTTCACCGGCACCACGGGCTGCTCGTTCTCCTTGGTGTTGGTGATGGTGAAGTCGCAGCCGTCGTTCCACCGGGCGTCATTGACGGGCGCCGGCGGGGTGTGACGGTTGGTGGGCACGCACCGGTTGGGGGACGTCTTCTGGTCGTTGATGGCCAGATACACCGTCACCGGGTTGTTGGCGTTGAAGCCGCCCGGCTGGTTCGCCTGGAGGATTCGCCACACCAGGCCGTACGCGGACAGCGAGCCGCAGCCCTGCTGGAAGGTCGCGTTCTCGGGGATGATGAGCGAGCCGCGACTGAAGGTGACGAGGTCCGCCGCGGACGCGGGGAGCGCCAGCAGGACACACATCGCGAGCAGCGCGCGACGCAACAGCAAGGAGGGGGGCCGAGGGCTCATGGGGTGCTCCCACCGGGGGGGTGAGCCGACCCGGGACAGGGTCAGCCTGGCCACCCGACTGCACACCCTGTGCCCGTCTCCGACGCCCGCTTGCTCCCAGTGAGGCGGTGGAAACTTCTCCCCGGCCCTGAACGCTCGGGGGACGAACGGCTATGAAAACTTTGCGACTCCGCAACGGCTTGCGTAGCCAGGCGCCCGGGAATCCCGAGCTACCAGTCGCCCTTGCCCCGCAGGGACTTCTTCTCCGACGTGCGCTTCTTGCCTTCGAGTCTGCGTCGCTTCGCACCGGCGGAGGGGCGCGTGGGGCGGCGCACCTTGGGGACGATGGTGAGCGCCTTCAGGCCCTCGCGCAGGCGCTCCAGGGCCACACCCTTGTTCTGCGTCTGGCTGCGCCGCTCGGTGGCGGAGACGGACAGCTCGGTGGCCGCGTGCGTGAGGCGCACGCCGCTGGCGGTGGTGTTGCGGTGCTGCCCGCCGGGACCGGAGGCGATGAAGTAATCCACCTCGCACGTCTTCAGCAGGGCCTCGTCGTCGAGCGCGAGGGCGTCTCGCGCGGCTTGTCGGCGGGTGGGTGAGGTCGTGGTGGTCATGGCGTCTCTCGAAAGGTAGCCCTCGACGCCGGTCTCTTGCACCGACTGACTCGGCGCCCTCGCGCTCCCGCTCCCGCCCGGGCCGCCCTCGCCCTCCAGGCGGCCGGACAAGCTCTCGGGGTGAGAGGGTGATTGTATCGTTTTGAGAGGGCCAACAGCTCTGGGGAGTCGCGACCCAAGTGATTACAACGGGTT
It encodes:
- a CDS encoding peptide chain release factor family protein, producing the protein MTTTTSPTRRQAARDALALDDEALLKTCEVDYFIASGPGGQHRNTTASGVRLTHAATELSVSATERRSQTQNKGVALERLREGLKALTIVPKVRRPTRPSAGAKRRRLEGKKRTSEKKSLRGKGDW